A single region of the Jatrophihabitans sp. GAS493 genome encodes:
- a CDS encoding CbtB-domain containing protein, translated as MSNTAAPTAVPTTVATPVVLPLSKAVLWLVGSTILALAVYYFVGVDEGAMSVFGKSMVIHEFVHDSRHFLGFPCH; from the coding sequence ATGAGCAACACCGCCGCACCTACCGCCGTACCGACCACTGTCGCGACGCCGGTAGTCCTCCCGCTGTCGAAGGCGGTGCTCTGGCTCGTCGGTTCGACGATCCTGGCGCTGGCCGTCTACTACTTCGTCGGTGTCGACGAGGGTGCCATGTCGGTCTTCGGCAAGAGCATGGTCATCCACGAGTTCGTCCACGACTCGCGCCACTTCCTCGGCTTCCCCTGCCACTAG